One stretch of Calditrichota bacterium DNA includes these proteins:
- a CDS encoding pyruvate ferredoxin oxidoreductase, giving the protein MIELRFHSRGGQGGVVAGKILAVAVFKEGRHVQAFPTFGVERRAAPVKAFVRIDDQPIRLRNQIYEPDHVVVLDPSLIAMEDVTQGLKPGGTILINSDKPPDHFGFANGYRVVTVDASTIAVRNGLGSVTQPIVNTAILGAVSKALGVVDIESVVSAIGEEVPGKAAANAKAAREAYAATGGQESP; this is encoded by the coding sequence ATGATCGAACTGAGGTTTCATAGTCGGGGCGGACAGGGAGGTGTCGTCGCCGGCAAGATTCTGGCCGTGGCGGTCTTCAAGGAAGGTCGTCATGTTCAGGCGTTTCCGACGTTCGGGGTAGAACGACGGGCGGCTCCAGTTAAAGCGTTCGTACGCATCGACGACCAACCGATCCGGCTGCGTAACCAGATCTATGAGCCTGACCATGTCGTGGTGCTCGATCCGAGCCTCATCGCGATGGAAGACGTGACCCAAGGCTTGAAGCCGGGCGGGACAATCCTGATCAATAGTGACAAACCACCGGATCACTTTGGATTCGCCAACGGCTACCGGGTGGTGACGGTCGATGCTTCGACGATTGCCGTGCGCAACGGACTCGGTTCGGTCACCCAACCGATAGTCAATACTGCGATCCTGGGGGCGGTATCGAAGGCGCTGGGGGTCGTCGATATTGAGTCAGTCGTATCGGCTATCGGCGAAGAGGTGCCCGGCAAAGCAGCGGCCAACGCCAAGGCGGCAC